One part of the Polycyclovorans algicola TG408 genome encodes these proteins:
- the polA gene encoding DNA polymerase I — MSTTERGAPLILIDGSSWLFRAFHALPPLTSAEGEPTGAVFGFFNMLRRLNKDYAPERICVVFDPPGDTFRNAWHPEYKANRGETPEDLKSQFPRIRELLGAMAMPVVTVDGVEADDVIGTLTAQARAAGLDVLIVSSDKDLAQLVGADVHLLDTMKNRRMDAGGVVEKFGVRPEQIIDYLTLIGDTSDNIPGVPGVGPKTAAKWLAEYQTLDALLADADNIKGKIGERLREAMGHLPLSKKLVTLVCDVALPVTLDALVPGAADQDRVNALLDRLGFKGARELPQRDADAPKPPAPDAATVITAPAATTDDVPAPAQVDTETDCVLREAQLDEWIARLEGASLICIDTETDALDAHQARLVGIALATEPGKGAYIPLAHRYLDAPDQLAMDRVVARLKPLLEDPTRAKLGQNLKYDLNVLARHGIRLRGVLHDTMLQSYVLDAGSHRHDMDSLAKTHLDFTTTSFSDVAGKGKTQLTFDQVALEQAAPYAAEDADITLRLHGVLHPRLSADPQLLKVYDTLERPLMPILAAIEARGVRIDPDKLKTLSATLHDGMGRLEAEAFEAAGGPFNLGSPKQIGALLFDTLKLPVKARTPKGEPSTAEDVLEELSAEHPLPRLILDWRSLSKLRSTYTETLPQMVNPTTGRVHTSYHQAVAATGRLSSSDPNLQNIPIRTEAGREIRKAFIAADGKALLAIDYSQIELRLMAHFSEDEKLIEAFVSGQDIHRATAAEVFGVATDTVSDEQRRAAKAINFGLIYGISAFGLARNIGVARGEAASIIERFFDRYPGVKAYMDGTRAKAHEQGFVETWFGRRLMLPNIKARNAALRQGAERIAINAPLQGTAADLIKMAMIDLETWLAETAPDIHMTMQVHDELVFEGPEAALRQHAPAIATRMCRLTPLNVPLVADFGIGAHWDAAHGGDGSASS; from the coding sequence ATGAGCACGACCGAACGCGGCGCCCCGCTGATTCTCATCGATGGCTCGTCGTGGCTGTTTCGCGCCTTTCACGCGCTGCCGCCGCTGACCAGCGCCGAAGGGGAACCCACCGGCGCGGTGTTCGGCTTCTTCAACATGCTGCGGCGGCTCAACAAAGACTATGCGCCGGAGCGTATCTGCGTGGTCTTCGACCCGCCGGGCGACACCTTTCGCAACGCGTGGCACCCCGAGTACAAGGCCAATCGTGGCGAGACGCCAGAAGACCTGAAAAGCCAGTTCCCGCGCATTCGCGAACTGCTGGGCGCCATGGCGATGCCGGTGGTCACCGTCGACGGCGTCGAAGCCGATGACGTCATTGGCACGCTCACCGCACAGGCGCGTGCCGCAGGGCTGGACGTGCTGATCGTCAGCTCCGACAAAGATCTTGCCCAGCTGGTCGGCGCCGACGTGCACCTGCTCGACACCATGAAAAACCGGCGCATGGACGCCGGCGGTGTGGTCGAGAAGTTTGGCGTGCGGCCCGAGCAGATCATTGACTACCTGACCCTGATCGGCGACACCAGCGACAACATTCCCGGCGTGCCCGGCGTCGGCCCCAAGACCGCGGCCAAATGGCTGGCCGAGTACCAAACCCTCGACGCCTTGCTGGCCGATGCCGACAACATCAAGGGCAAGATCGGCGAACGCCTGCGCGAGGCGATGGGCCACCTGCCGCTGTCGAAAAAGCTGGTGACGCTGGTCTGCGACGTGGCGCTTCCGGTGACCTTGGACGCGCTGGTGCCTGGCGCCGCCGATCAGGACCGCGTCAATGCCTTGCTTGACCGGCTGGGCTTCAAGGGCGCGCGCGAACTGCCGCAGCGCGACGCGGATGCGCCCAAGCCGCCCGCGCCCGATGCAGCCACCGTCATCACCGCGCCCGCCGCGACGACCGACGACGTGCCGGCCCCTGCGCAGGTCGATACCGAAACCGATTGCGTGCTCCGCGAGGCGCAGCTCGACGAGTGGATTGCCCGGCTTGAGGGCGCGTCACTGATCTGCATCGACACTGAGACCGATGCGCTGGATGCCCATCAAGCGCGGCTGGTCGGTATCGCGCTGGCCACCGAGCCCGGCAAGGGCGCTTACATTCCACTGGCGCACCGCTACCTCGATGCGCCAGACCAATTGGCCATGGATCGCGTCGTTGCCCGGCTCAAACCGCTGCTCGAAGACCCGACCCGCGCCAAGCTGGGGCAAAACCTCAAGTACGACCTGAACGTGCTGGCGCGGCACGGCATCCGCCTGCGCGGCGTGCTGCACGACACCATGCTGCAAAGCTACGTGCTCGACGCCGGCAGCCACCGTCACGACATGGACTCGCTGGCCAAGACCCACCTCGATTTCACCACCACCTCGTTCAGCGATGTGGCCGGCAAGGGCAAGACGCAGCTCACCTTCGACCAGGTCGCGCTGGAGCAGGCCGCGCCCTACGCCGCCGAAGATGCGGACATCACCCTGCGCCTGCACGGCGTGCTGCACCCGCGCCTCAGTGCCGACCCGCAGTTGCTCAAGGTGTACGACACGCTGGAACGGCCACTGATGCCGATTCTGGCGGCGATCGAAGCCCGCGGCGTGCGCATCGACCCCGACAAGCTCAAGACCCTCAGCGCCACGTTGCACGACGGCATGGGCCGACTCGAGGCCGAGGCCTTCGAAGCGGCCGGCGGACCGTTCAACCTCGGCTCGCCCAAGCAGATTGGCGCGCTGCTGTTCGATACGCTCAAGCTTCCGGTGAAGGCGCGCACGCCCAAGGGCGAGCCGTCCACCGCCGAAGACGTGCTGGAAGAGCTGAGCGCAGAGCACCCGTTGCCGCGGCTGATTCTCGACTGGCGCAGCCTGTCGAAACTGCGCTCGACTTACACCGAAACCCTGCCGCAGATGGTCAACCCGACCACCGGCCGGGTGCACACCAGCTATCACCAGGCTGTCGCCGCCACCGGGCGGCTGTCGTCGTCCGACCCCAACCTTCAGAACATTCCCATCCGGACCGAGGCCGGACGCGAAATCCGCAAGGCGTTCATCGCCGCCGACGGCAAGGCGCTGCTGGCCATCGACTATTCACAAATCGAACTGCGGCTGATGGCGCATTTCTCGGAAGATGAAAAGCTCATCGAGGCCTTCGTCAGCGGTCAGGACATTCACCGCGCCACCGCCGCCGAGGTGTTCGGTGTGGCGACCGACACCGTCAGCGACGAGCAGCGCCGCGCCGCCAAGGCGATCAACTTCGGCCTGATCTACGGCATTTCGGCGTTCGGACTGGCGCGCAACATCGGCGTGGCGCGCGGTGAGGCAGCGAGCATCATCGAGCGATTCTTCGACCGCTACCCCGGCGTCAAGGCCTACATGGACGGCACCCGCGCCAAAGCGCACGAGCAGGGCTTTGTCGAAACCTGGTTCGGGCGACGACTGATGCTGCCCAACATCAAGGCTCGCAACGCTGCCTTGCGCCAGGGCGCCGAGCGCATCGCCATCAATGCGCCGCTGCAAGGCACCGCCGCCGACCTGATCAAGATGGCGATGATTGACCTTGAAACCTGGCTGGCCGAAACCGCGCCCGACATTCACATGACGATGCAGGTCCACGACGAACTGGTGTTCGAAGGCCCGGAGGCGGCGCTGCGCCAACATGCCCCGGCCATTGCCACGCGCATGTGCCGTTTGACCCCCTTGAATGTGCCGCTGGTCGCCGACTTCGGCATCGGTGCGCATTGGGATGCCGCACACGGCGGCGATGGCAGCGCAAGTAGCTGA
- the yihA gene encoding ribosome biogenesis GTP-binding protein YihA/YsxC, with amino-acid sequence MSQNPFARATFMLSCARIEQLLDDPLPEIAFAGRSNAGKSSALNTLCGLRALARVSKTPGRTQLINLFEVPGGRFVDLPGYGYAQVPGQVRRDWGKLIEQYMQVRQTLAGVVLIMDIRHPLTDFDTQMLDWAKARHMPIHALLTKADKLGYGASKNTLLTVQKALAEREQPACSVALFSATARTGLEPAREHLMMWLGIDAAGHPLAADEAPEAG; translated from the coding sequence ATGTCACAGAACCCATTTGCGCGCGCCACCTTCATGTTGTCCTGCGCCCGCATCGAGCAGCTCCTCGATGACCCGCTCCCGGAGATCGCCTTTGCCGGGCGCTCCAATGCAGGCAAGTCGTCGGCGCTGAACACCCTGTGCGGCCTGCGTGCCCTTGCGCGGGTGTCGAAAACACCTGGCCGCACGCAGCTCATCAACCTGTTTGAAGTGCCCGGCGGCCGCTTCGTTGACTTGCCGGGCTACGGCTACGCGCAAGTGCCCGGCCAGGTGCGGCGCGACTGGGGCAAACTCATCGAGCAGTACATGCAGGTGCGGCAAACCCTGGCGGGGGTGGTGCTGATCATGGACATTCGCCATCCGCTGACCGATTTCGACACGCAGATGCTCGACTGGGCAAAGGCGCGTCACATGCCGATTCACGCGCTGCTGACCAAGGCCGACAAGCTCGGCTATGGCGCCTCCAAGAACACCCTGTTGACGGTGCAGAAGGCCTTGGCCGAACGCGAGCAGCCGGCCTGCTCGGTGGCCTTGTTCTCGGCCACTGCCCGCACCGGGCTTGAGCCGGCACGCGAGCACCTGATGATGTGGTTGGGCATTGATGCTGCCGGACACCCATTGGCCGCTGACGAGGCACCCGAGGCGGGCTGA